CGATCTAGTGTCGCGTCTCAAAAATCATGTTACATTCGGCCCCCGATCCATCCCGGCTCGCCGCGTTGCGCCTCGCTTGCGTACCGCCTTGGGTACGCGACGCTCTGGCGCGCCTTGCGATCCGGGCGCCTCGGCGACCTCGCTGTTAACATGATTTCCGAAACGCAACACTAGGGCGGAATGGGACGCGACGGCTGAACCTGCCGAATAGGACGGGGTTTCGGAGGGGGGACGCTAGGCTTTCGGGCGGATGAAGTCGATGAACCCTTGCTCCACGTTCGTTTCAGCCAGCTCGACCGTGACCCGCTCCCCGACGTCGAGCCCGGCGAACCCTCTCACGAGCTTTCCCTCGACGGGCGGATTGAAGATCCGCACCCAGGTCCCTTTCTCCGAGGCGCCGCTGACGATTCCTTCGAAACGCTCCCCGATGCGCGACTCGAGCAGGAGCGCGGCCGCCGATTTGCGGACGCGGCGCTCCACCTTGTTGGCGTTGTCCTCCTGTTCCGTGCAGTGTCGGGCCAGCTCCCGCAGCTCCTCGATCGGGTAGGGCTCCCGCCGCCCGTCGAGAGAGGCCTTCACCAGCCGCTGGGTCACGAGATCGGGATACCGCCGGTTCGGAGCGGTGGAGTGCGTATAGTCCTGGATCGCCAGGCCGAAGTGCCCGGGGACCGCCCCTCCCGGGAGCTCGACATCGTATTCTCCGCGCCCCATGAGCTTGACGATCGCCAGCGACAGGTCGGGAAACCGCTCGGAGTCGGCGGCGCGGCGCTTTTTCAGGAAGCCCTCCAGCGCCGCGGCGTCGGGGTCGGGAGGGAGCCGCTCCCCCAGGCTCGCGGCGATCTGCTCGATCCGGTCCCACCGCTCGGGGGATCGGAGCACGCGCCGCAGCGAGGGAAGTCCCCGGGCCTCCAGGAATCGCGCCGTGACGCCGTTGGCGGCGATCATGAGATCCTCGATCAGTTCCCGGGCCCGGTTCTTCGCTTCGACGCGAAGATCGGCGAGCGCTTCGCCGTCGAAAACCGCATGGGGCTCGATCGTCTCCAGACTCAGCGCGCCCTGCCGGTGGCGCACGGTCCGGAGCGCCTGCGCCACGCGGTCTTGGAGGCGGATCTGCCCGGCCAGCTCGGCGCTCGACGCGATCCGGCCCGGGGGAGGGGCGCCGTCTTCGAGCCAGGCCGACACGGCGTTGTAGGCGAGCTTGGCTCGATTCACGACCTTGGCGTGATAGACCTCCGAGCCCTCCATCGAGCCGTCGTCCCGGATCCGCATCTCGACGACAATCGCCAGCCTCTCCTCGTCCTCGCCGAGCGAAGTCCGATCGTTCGAAAGCTCGGCGGGAAGCATCGGGAAGATCCGGGCGGCGGTGTAGACGGAGGTGGTGTTGTGGCGGGCATGCGCGTCGACCGCCGAGCCCCGCGGCACCAGGGAATCGACGTCGGCGATCGCGACGCGCAGACGCGTCAAGCCCGCGCCCGCCGGCTCCGCCACGGAAAGCTGATCCAGATCGCGGGAGTCGTCGTTGTCGATGGAAACCCAGGCCGAGTCCCGGAGGTCGCGGAGCGCGGGAGCGTCCTCCAGCGGCGCGCCTTCCAGGCGGCGGGCCTCCGCTTCGGCCGCGGGCGAGAAATCGGGCAGCAGCCCGCGTTCCACCATGGCGCGCCGCGCGATCGCCTTCAGCTCCCCGCGGTGCCGTCTCGGTATCGAGCTCAACAGCTCCTCTTGAAGCCGCAAGGACGGCGGCCAAGCCTTCAACGCTTCGAAGCCCCGCAGGCGTCGCCCTCAGGCGCCCGCCGCCCTCAGCCCCGCCCGCCTCTCAAATCGGCCGAGGGCAGGAACTGCGGGGGCCGGCGGGCTTTCGTCGCCTGTTCGTAGGCGTAGGCGAACCGGATCAAGGTTTCCTCGCTCCAGGGTCGTCCGACGAAGGACAGGCCGACGGGCAGCCCCGCGACGTAGCCCATCGGAACGGTGACGTGCGGATAGCCCGCCACGGCCGCCGGCGAGGAGAAGCTCCCGCCGCCTGACGGATCGCCGTTGACCAGATCAATCAGCGAAGGGGGACTGCCCGTCGGCGCGACGAGCGCGTCCAGCCGGTGCTCCCCCATCACCGCATCGATCCCTTGGAGACGCGAAAGAAGCTTGTCCTTGTCGAGCGCCCGCAAATACTCCTGTTGGGTCAGCGAGCCTTTCGCCTGGGCTTCGACGAGGATCTCCTGGCCGAAGTAACGCAGCTCCTCGTCCTTGCGCCGCTCGTTGAAGGCGATCAAGTCTTTGAGAGTCCTCACCGATCCCCCGGGGGCCCACCGGGCGAGGTGCTTGTTCAGGTCCGCCTTGAACTCGTAGAGCAGCACCATGTATTCGGACTCGTCGAAGCTCCCGGCGGTGGCGATGTCCGCCGGATCGATCAGGGTCGCCCCGAGACGTTTCAGCGCTTCGAGGGCCCGCTCCATCAACGCGTCGGTCGCCGGGCTGTATCCCATGTAATGGGCGCGGCAGACGCCGAGGCGCGCTCCTTGAAGTCCCCTCGGGTCGAGGCGGGCGGCGTAATCGATCCCGGCGGGCTGCGGGTTCGCGGCAGTCGCCCCGTCGCGCGCATCGACCCCGGCGAGCGCTCCGAGCAGCGCCGCCGCGTCGGCGACCGTTCGGGCCATCGGGCCGGCGGTGTCCTGGCTGTGGGCGATGGGGATGATGCCGGTGCGGCTCACGAGCCCGAGGGTCGGCTTGATGCCCACCAGGGAGCAGCAGTTCGAAGGCGACACGATCGAACCGTCCGTCTCCGTGCCCACGGCCGCGGCGCACAGGCCGGCCGCCACGGCGACACCCGAACCGGAGCTCGATCCCGAAGGGGTCCGATCGAGCGCGTAGGGGTTCCGGCATTGACCGCCGCGGGCGCTCCAGCCGCTCGACGAGTGGATCGATCGGAAATTCGCCCATTCGCTGAGATTCGTCTTGCCGAGGATGACCGCCCCGGCCGACCGCAGCCGCTCGACGATGGCGGCATCCCGGGGCGGCTTCACGCCGACGAGCGCGAGAGAGCCGGCGGTGGATTGCATCCGATCCCGCGTGCAGACGTTGTCCTTGAGAAGCAGCGGGATCCCGTGGAGAGGCCCCCGGGGGCCCTTGGCTTTCCGCTCCGCATCCAGCTTCTCGGCCGTGGGGATGGCGTCGGGATTCACTTCCAGGACCGACCTCAGCTCCGGTCCCCGTCGGTCGAGCCGGTCGATCCTCCGTAGATAGCTCTCCGTGAGCGCGCGCGCCGTGTACCTGCCCGAGCTCATGCCCTCTTGAAGCTCCGCGATCGTGGCTTCCTCGAGATCTCCCGCCGATTCGGTCTGCGGCCGCGCCGCGGTCTTCAGAGCCGGGATCGCCGCGGCGATCGCGCCGCCGACCGCCGCGCATTCGAGAAACTTCCGGCGCCCCATCGTCCTGTCGCCCATACGTTCCCTCGACGAGAAGAGTTGTGCTGGATCGCGGGCTGGAAGCGCTCCGCGCTCCGAGGCGCATTGTATCAGTTTCGCACTGCGGGGAAGGCGGGAGGAAGACCTCGCCGAACGGTGAGTTTTGGATCGGAGCCCGAACACCGCTAGGGGCAGGAGACCGCCGCCTCGCCGGCTCTTCACGCGCGCGCCACATCCGGCTCGCGCCGCCATCGGGCGACAAGCTGATCGAGCGTGACGGCGGCGAAAAGCTGGAGGATCATGATCGCCGGCACCATGTAGCGCGCCAGGGAGAAGACCATCGTCGTCATCCCCCAAAAGTAGACGACCAGCGTGAGCAGGAGAATTCTCGGCGTCTTCCGCGCGAGGTCCCAGCGTCCGGCGAGGAACACGCCGGGGAGTGCGAGCACCAGATAGACCGAGTTGACCAGGAGGATTTCCGTTTCGTGCCAGAGCATTTCGGTGCCGTACCAGCTCCGGACGATCTTGAAAAACAGGAGCTCGAGCAACGGTTTCGCCTCGGCCCCTTCGCCGGTCAGATAGCGAAGGATTTTTCCGGGCGAATCGAGCTCCGGCCGCTTCGCCTGCGTCCGCTCCATCCAATCCCGCAGGTCCGCCGGAACCCGGACTTGGGCGTCCCCGAGGCGCGGCTTCACGGCGAACGTCAGACCGTCCATCATGGTCGGGGGTCCGCCCGAGCTCAAGGGCAGGATCTGGCCGAGCGAGCGGTACATCACGATTTCCCAAGGGAGGATGGGGAGGAAAAAGCCCGCCGTCAGGAGCGCGGCCGCCTTCAGGCGGTTGGGAATCTTGAGAATGAGCAACCCGAGCGCGAGGAACGGGCCGAGCATCCAGGCCGCGGGACGGACGAGCGCCGCCAACCCCAGAAGAGCGCCGCCAAGAAAGAAGCCGCTCGTTCCGGTTCCCAGCAGGGTGCTGGCGATCACGAGCAGTCCGAGAACCATCACGAAGAGAAACGGGACTTCATCGTCGGGTTGCTTCAGTAGCCACAGGTTGAGGGGATAAGTCGTCCACAGGAGGCAGGCGAAGCCTCCCACGCGGCGATCGAAGAGCTTTTCTCCCAGCCGGAAGAGCAACACGCCGGTGGCGCTCGCGAGGATCACGTTCGCCACGGCCACGAGCACGAGCGGTTCGCCCGAGAGCCGACGAGCCAGCCAGAAGAGCGGAGCGAGAAAGA
This sequence is a window from Candidatus Polarisedimenticolia bacterium. Protein-coding genes within it:
- a CDS encoding RNB domain-containing ribonuclease, producing the protein MSSIPRRHRGELKAIARRAMVERGLLPDFSPAAEAEARRLEGAPLEDAPALRDLRDSAWVSIDNDDSRDLDQLSVAEPAGAGLTRLRVAIADVDSLVPRGSAVDAHARHNTTSVYTAARIFPMLPAELSNDRTSLGEDEERLAIVVEMRIRDDGSMEGSEVYHAKVVNRAKLAYNAVSAWLEDGAPPPGRIASSAELAGQIRLQDRVAQALRTVRHRQGALSLETIEPHAVFDGEALADLRVEAKNRARELIEDLMIAANGVTARFLEARGLPSLRRVLRSPERWDRIEQIAASLGERLPPDPDAAALEGFLKKRRAADSERFPDLSLAIVKLMGRGEYDVELPGGAVPGHFGLAIQDYTHSTAPNRRYPDLVTQRLVKASLDGRREPYPIEELRELARHCTEQEDNANKVERRVRKSAAALLLESRIGERFEGIVSGASEKGTWVRIFNPPVEGKLVRGFAGLDVGERVTVELAETNVEQGFIDFIRPKA
- a CDS encoding amidase yields the protein MGDRTMGRRKFLECAAVGGAIAAAIPALKTAARPQTESAGDLEEATIAELQEGMSSGRYTARALTESYLRRIDRLDRRGPELRSVLEVNPDAIPTAEKLDAERKAKGPRGPLHGIPLLLKDNVCTRDRMQSTAGSLALVGVKPPRDAAIVERLRSAGAVILGKTNLSEWANFRSIHSSSGWSARGGQCRNPYALDRTPSGSSSGSGVAVAAGLCAAAVGTETDGSIVSPSNCCSLVGIKPTLGLVSRTGIIPIAHSQDTAGPMARTVADAAALLGALAGVDARDGATAANPQPAGIDYAARLDPRGLQGARLGVCRAHYMGYSPATDALMERALEALKRLGATLIDPADIATAGSFDESEYMVLLYEFKADLNKHLARWAPGGSVRTLKDLIAFNERRKDEELRYFGQEILVEAQAKGSLTQQEYLRALDKDKLLSRLQGIDAVMGEHRLDALVAPTGSPPSLIDLVNGDPSGGGSFSSPAAVAGYPHVTVPMGYVAGLPVGLSFVGRPWSEETLIRFAYAYEQATKARRPPQFLPSADLRGGRG
- a CDS encoding glycosyltransferase family 39 protein produces the protein MEGKQPSRLLSVPFLVIASVIVQVAFLAMLPDAVSRNQSVDWFTHHKPVTENLLRGKGLVDNAGNLCTRYPPGYFFFLAPLFWLARRLSGEPLVLVAVANVILASATGVLLFRLGEKLFDRRVGGFACLLWTTYPLNLWLLKQPDDEVPFLFVMVLGLLVIASTLLGTGTSGFFLGGALLGLAALVRPAAWMLGPFLALGLLILKIPNRLKAAALLTAGFFLPILPWEIVMYRSLGQILPLSSGGPPTMMDGLTFAVKPRLGDAQVRVPADLRDWMERTQAKRPELDSPGKILRYLTGEGAEAKPLLELLFFKIVRSWYGTEMLWHETEILLVNSVYLVLALPGVFLAGRWDLARKTPRILLLTLVVYFWGMTTMVFSLARYMVPAIMILQLFAAVTLDQLVARWRREPDVARA